The genome window GTCGGCGCCACGTCCGGCGACACGGGAAGTGCCGCCATTTACGGCGTGCGGGGCAAGGAGAACATCAACATCTTCATCCTCCATCCCCACGGCAAGACCTCGCCGGTCCAGGCGCTGCAGATGACCACGGTGCTCGATCCCAACGTGCACAACATTGCCGTGCGCGGCACCTTCGACGATTGCCAGAACATCGTCAAAAGCCTGTTCAACGACCTCCCCTTCAAGGAACGCTACGCTCTCGGCGCCGTAAACTCCATCAACTGGGCCCGGGTACTGGCCCAGGTGGTCTATTACTTCCACTCTTACTTCCGCGTGGCAAAGACCATTGGCGACGAAGTTGTCTTCTCGGTCCCCACGGGCAACTTCGGCGACATTTTCGCCGGCTACGTGGCCAAGCGGATGGGACTGCCCATTGCCAGACTGCTCCTGGCCACCAACGAGAACAACATTCTTGCCCGCTTCATCAATGACGGAGACTATTCGCTGAGCGCCGTGGTGCCCACTGTGTCGCCGTCCATGGACATCCAGTTGGCCTCCAATTTCGAACGCTATGCCTACTATCTCTTCGGAGAAGATCCCGCCAGAGTCCGTGAGGCTTTTACCACGCTTCCCGACCGGGGCCGGATCGACTTCTCCGATGCCGAAATGGCGCACGTGCGCACCGAATTCCTCGCCTATTCGGTCAACCAGGAAGAGACCGTCGACACCATCGCCTCCTTCCACCGTGAAACCGGCTACCTCCTTGATCCCCACACGGCAGTGGGCGTGCGGGCTGCCCGGCACCTGGTGACCGACGGCACGCCAGTCATCTGCCTGGCCACCGCCCACCCGGCAAAATTCGCCGATGCCGTGGTGCGCGCGGTAGGGTTCGAACCGCCGCGCCCCCCGTCGCTCAAAGGGATTGAAGACCTGCCGAGCCGGTGCGAGGTGCTTGACTCACGTATCGAGCAGATCAGAACCTTCATCGAGGAAAAGGCCCGCTAAGGTCTTTCCCGCTAGGATACGCCATGAAATTTGACTGGAACGGCATCGACACCGTACTGTTGGACATGGACGGGACACTGCTCGACCGCCATTTCGACGACCATTTCTGGCTCGAACACGTACCCAAACGCTATGCCGCCCGGAACAGCATTCCCCTGGACGAAGCGAAAATCCTTCTCTATGCCCTGTTCCGCTCCCAGGAGCGGACCCTGAACTGGACCGACCTGGATTACTGGTCGGAGCGGCTCGGACTCGACATCCCCGTTCTCAAGCAGGAAGTCGATCACCTCATCGCTGTCCACCCCGGCGTGGTGGAGTTCCTGCTCTTTCTTCGCCAGCACGGCAAACAGGCCTGGCTCGTGACCAACGCCCACGGCAAGACCCTCTCCCTGAAGATGCGCAAAACCCGGCTCGGGCACTATTTCACCGGCATCATTTCCGCCCACGACCTTGGACTGCCCAAGGAGGACGTGCAGTTTTGGGGAAAACTGAGGGAACGGATTCCCTACGAACCATCGCGGACGATGCTCGGAGAAGACAGCGAAACAAACCTCGGCACCGCCGAGGAGTACGGCATCGCTCATCTCGTCTATGTGAGCCGTTACAGCTCCGCGGTTACTCCCATAGCATCGGGCCGTTACGCCTCCATCCACTATTTTACCCAACTCATCCCAACCGCCGACACCGACGTAACTGTCCTTCCGCCATGAAAAAAGGCAGCCTGCGATGGCTGCCTTTCTCCGGCATCAATGTGCGGGAAGACGTTTCTATTCCAGATTATCCTCGATCCTGATGAATCTGCTCTTTTCGCTGATGAGCTCAAAGGTGTCGATCTCTTCCAGGGCCGCACGAATGTCCCTTTCCCGGGCTTCATGGGTCATGATCACGATGGGTACCGATTCACCGGCGCTTCTCCCCTTCTGGATCATTGATTCAATGCTGATGTCGTACCTGCCGAGGGCACCCGAAATTTTTGCCAGCACACCGGGCTTGTCAACGGCGCCGAAACGGAGATAGTACTTGCCCTCGATCTCGCCCATGGGCTTGAGGGCAAGGGTCGTGACTGCCTCGTCCCGATAGCCGAGGGGCGCGCACCGGCGGCCCACGCCGGCAAGGATGTTCCGGGCGATTTCGATGACGTCGCCCACCACGGCACTGGCAGTGGGCTCCATGCCGGCGCCGCGGCCATAGAACATGACGGGACCGATAAAATCGCCGGTGAAGCGGATGGCGTTGAAGACCCCGTCCACATCGGCAAGCGGGTAGTTGACCGGGATCATGGTCGGATGGACGCGGGCTTCCACGGTATCACCGGTGCGCTTGCCAATGGCCAGCAGCTTGATCTTGTACCCGAAATCCCGGGCAAAACCAATATCCACGGACGAGATGGAACTGATCCCCTCGGTGTGGATGGCGTTGAAATCAACCTTTGTCCCGAAGCAGAGGGAGACCAGCAGCGCCAGCTTGTGGGCGGTATCGACCCCCTCGATGTCAAAGGTCGGATCGGCCTCGGCATAGCCAAGCTCCTGGGCGGTCTTGAGAACATCGGCAAAATCGGCCCCTTCCTGGGTCATGCGGGTGAGGATGTAGTTGCATGTGCCGTTGAGAATGCCGAACACCGTGGTGAAGTTGTTCGCCGCCATGTTCCCCAGGATGGCCGAGATGACCGGGATGCCGCCGCCGACCGCCGCTTCGAAGAGGACTTCGACCCCCTTGGCCGCGGCCGCCGGATAGATCTCCTCGCCGTGCAGGGCAAGCAGGGCCTTGTTGGCGGTGACCACGTGCTTGCCGTTGTTGATGGCCCGCAGCACGAAACTCTTGGCCGGCTCGTAGCCGCCGATCAGCTCGATCACCACGCTGATCTCCGGGTCATCGAGTACCTCGGCCACGTTGCTGGTGAGCGTTCCCGGAGGGAGCTCGATGCCCCTGTCGGTGGTTATGTCCAGATCGGCGATCTTTTTAAGGGTAACCGCGGCGCCGACCTTGTCGGCAATGAGGCCGGCGTTGGCCTGGAGGAGCTTGGCGACACCCGTGCCGATGGTGCCGAAGCCGATGAGTCCGATCTTGATCTCTTTCATGTTTCCTCGTTCTGGTGCCTGTCGGGATGAGTTGGGGCCGCTACCCCTTGTCGGGGAGCGTTGAGGCGATCTCGTCCAGAATGCCGTTGATGAATGCCGGCGAGTCCTCGGTGCCGAACTTTTTAGCCACCTCGATGGCTTCGTTGATGGTGACGTTTTTGGGAATGTCGGGCCGGAACAGCAACTCGTACATGGCCATTCGCAGAATGCTCAGGTCAACCCGGGCCATGCGGCCGATGGACCAGTTCTTCGATGCGCCGGTGATGGCAGTATCGATCTCCTGGCGGTGCTCCAGGACCCCGCGGACCAGGTCGTCGGCAAAGCTTCGCCCCGCCGCCGCTCCGGGCTCTGATTCGTCCAGTGCGAGCTCCAGGAGCGGCGCAGCCTCGCCGGCAGCGTAATCCCGTGAGTACAGCAGTTGCAGGGCCAGCTCCCTGCCGAGGCGGCGGGCGCCCACTAGCGGAGCTCCCGGTAGAGGCGCGCCGTTTCGATGGCGGTCACGGCCGCATCGAAGCCCTTGTTCCCCGCCTTGGTTCCGGCCCGCTCAATGGCCTGCTCGATGGTGTCGGTGGTAAGCACGCCAAAGACGACCGGCACGCCGGTGGCCAGGGAAACATGCGCGACCCCCTTGGAAACCTCGGCGGCCACGTAATCGAAGTGGGGCGTGGAGCCGCGGATCACGGCGCCGAGGCAGATTACGGCATCGTAGTTCCCCTTCTGGACCAGTTTCTGGGCCGTGAGCGGGATCTCAAAGGCCCCGGGAACCCTGACGACGTCGATGTCGCCATCATCACCACCATGGCGGACCAGGCGTCCACAGCACCCTCAAGAAGCCTCTCGCCGATGAAGCTGTTGAAGCGGCTCACGATAATGCCGAATCGAAGCCCGGTGGCGTCGAGCTTGCCTTCGATGAATCGGGGCATGGTATCCTCCTCAGATGTTTTCCAGCAAATGACCGAGCTTTTCGCGCTTGGCCTTGAGATAGTCGAGATTCGTCGTGGTGGGCGGGATTTCGATGGGAACCCGCTCCAGGATATTGATGCCGTAGCCCTGGAGGCCGATCAGTTTGCGAGGGTTGTTGGTCAGCAGCCTGATGTTCCGCACCCCCAGGTTCACGAGAATCTGGCACCGATGCCATAGTCACGCAGGTCGGGCTTGAAGCCAAGGGCCAGGTTCGCCTCCACCGTGTCTTTCCCCTCGTCCTGCAAGGCGTAGGCCTTCAGCTTGTTGAACAGGCCGATGCCGCGTCCTTCCTGGCGCATGTAGAGGATGACCCCGCGCCCTTCGGCCTCGATCATCTCCATGGCCCGATGGAGCTGGCTGCCGCAGTCGCAGCGCAGGCTGCCGAAAACGTCGCCGGTCATGCACTCGGAATGCACCCGGACGAGCACCGGCTCATCCCCCCTGATCTCTCCCTTGACCAGCGCCAAGTGCTCCAGCCGGTCAACGTCGTTCTCAAAGGCAATGGCCCGGAATTCCCCGAAATCCGTGGGCAGAAGCACGTCTGCCGCACGCCTCACCAGGGACTCGTGCTTGAGCCGATAGGCCACCAGGTCCGCGATGGTGCAGATCTTGATTCCGTGCTCCCTGGCAAAAACCTTGAGTTGCGGCATTCGCGCCATGGTGCCGTCGTCGTTCATGATCTCACAAATGACGCCAGCGGACTTGAGCCCGGCAAGACGAGCCAGATCGACCGAGCCTTCGGTCTGGCCAGCACGAACGAGCACTCCGCCCGGCTTGGCCCGCAGCGGGAACACGTGGCCCGGACGGGCGAGGTCATCTGCCTTTGCGTCATCGGCAACAGCGGTCAGAATGGTGTGGGCCCGGTCCGCCGCTGAGATGCCGGTGGTCACCCCCCGTTTTGCCTCGATGGATACGGTGAAGGCCGTGCCGAAGGAGGAAGTGTTTGCCGAAACCATGAGTGGCAGTTGGAGATGATCGCACCGTTCGGTCGTCATGGTGAGGCAGATGAGCCCCCGCCCGAACCGGGCCATGAAGTTGATCGCCTCGGGGGTTACCATTTCCGCGGCCATGGTCAGGTCGCCTTCGTTCTCACGGTCCTCGTCGTCCACCAGGATCACCATCTTGCCCTGACGGATGTCTTCAATTGCTTCCTCAATACGTGCAACCGGCATTGGTCTCTCCGTCCCTTACATAGGTAATCATTTCATATCTCACAAAAATCCGTTCTTTGCAAGAAGCTCAAGGGTTACCCCGTTATCCCCCTTTCGGGGTTCCCCACCGCCTCCCAGGAGCCGTTCGATGTACTTGCCGAGAATGTCCGTCTCTATATTGACCCGGTCGCCCGGTCGACGGTGCTCCAGGGTCGTTTTCGCAGCGGTATGGGGAATGACGTTGACCGAAAACGAGTCGGCGTCAACCGTGTTTACCGTCAGGCTGATGCCGTCCACGGCCACCGAGCCCTTGGCCACCAGGTAACGGCTGAATCCGGAAGCCATCCGGAAGGTGAACAGGATGTTGCCGGACACCTCGCGACGTCCCTCGATTGTTGCCACCAAGTCCACATGCCCCGTCACCAGGTGGCCGCCGAGACGGTCTCCAAGGCGGAGAGCCCGCTCCAGGTTGACCGGAGCCCCCGTTGCCAGACTGCCGATCGTGGTGCGCTCCAATGACTCGGGGGAAACGTCGAAGGTAAGCTCGCCGCCCCCCTTTGCCACCACCGTGAGACAGGCCCCGTTCACTGCGACCGAGTCGCCCAGATTCACGGACTCAAGCGGCAGCGCCGTGGCCACGGCAAGGCGTGCCGCCTCTCCCCGGCGCTCCAACCGCCGCGCGGTACCCACATCTTCAATCAATCCCGTGAACATGCTTCCTCCGGATAGGCCTCGATCATGATGTCGCCGCCGAAACGCCGCACCCGCGCCGTTTCAAGGCGGAATGCCCGCTCCATGCGCTCCACCGATGCCCCGCCGAACAACCCGATGCCGTCGGCACCGCCCAGAAATAGGGGGGCGTAAAAGAGAATGAACTTGTCGATGAGTCCCTGACGGAGAGCCGCACCGGCAAGCTCGCTTCCCCCCTCCAGCAGGATCGACTGGATTCCCCTGGCGCCAAGGCGCTCCATGAGATCGCGCAGGTCCACGCGACCTTTGTCGGATGCGCAACGGATGACCTGCGCTCCCCGCGTCTCCAGAGAAGCTATTCGATCCCGATCATCTGACGTGGTCGCGATGATGGTGCCGCGGGCCAGGTCATCTCCCAGAACCCGTGCCTGATGTGGTATCCTGAGGCTGCTGTCCACTATGATCCTGAGAGGATTTTTCCCCTTCACGTGGCGCACGGTGAGTTCGGGGTCATCGGCCAGCAGGGTTCCGGCCCCCACCATAACGGCATCAACCATCGCTCGAAGTCGATGCACGTACCGCCTTGATTTATCGTTAGTTATCCAGCGCGAATCACCAGACAGAGTGGCTGTCTTCCCATCAAGGGTCAGGGCGCTCTTGAGGGTGAGGAAAGGAAGCCCTGTGGACACGTGTTTCGCAAAGGGTTCATTAATCAGCCGGCACTCCCCATTCAGTACGCCGGTAATTACCCGGATACCTGCCGCTTCGAGACGGGCGACCCCTGTGCCGCAGACCTTGGGGTTCGGATCAACCATTCCCACGAAGACACGTGCTACTCCCGCAGCAACCAGGGCATCTGCGCACGGGGGGGTGCGGCCGAAGTGGGAGCACGGCTCGAGCGTTACATAAACGTCAGCCCCGCGGGCCAGCGGACCGGCCTCGCGCAACGCGTGGACCTCCGCATGGGGTGTGCCGGCCTTGCGGTGCCACCCCTCGCCGACCACGGTGCCCTCACGCACGATCACGCACCCCACCGCAGGGTTGGGGGACGTCTTGCCAATGCCTTTTCGGGCAAGGGAAAGGGCACGCCGCATCATGTTTTCATGGACAGATGTCATGGGAGTGGGGCTGCTACTTCTTGAGAAGATCCTGGAGCTCGGACATGAACTCGTTGACATCCTTGAAGGAGCGATAGACCGAGGCAAAGCGGACGTACGCCACCTCATCGATGTCATGGAGCTCGGTCATGACCCATTCGCCGATGGTGGTACTCGGCACTTCCTTTTCCCCGAGCTCCGGCAGGCGGGCCTCCAGCCGGTCCACGAGCCGTTCGATGGTTTCCCGGGACACCTGCCGCTTTTCACAGGCCTTCTGAATGCCCGCGATGAGCTTGAGCCGGTCGAATGGCTCGCGGCGCCCGTCCTTCTTGAGCACCAGAGGAAGGACTTCCTCGATCCGTTCGTGGGTGGTGAACCGCTTGCCGCACGACTCGCATTCGCGCCGGCGGCGGATGGCCGCCCCACCCTTGTCGGGGCGCGAGTCCACCACCTTGCTGTCGAGTTGACCGCAGAACGGACATTTCATGACGCTCTTCCTTTCAGGTCGGAAAATCGCTCCACTGCTACGCCGGATTCGCCGATCATCTCGCGGGCAAGGTCGTCCGAGTATCCCTCTTCGTACACGATGCGCCGGATGCCGGCATTGATGAGCATCTTCGAACAGATGATGCACGGCATGGTGGTGCAGTAAAGGGTGCCCCCGTCGATATTGGTGCCGTGCTTGGCCGCCTGGATGATGGCGTTCTGCTCCGCGTGGAGGCCCCGGCAGAGTTCATGGCGCTCGCCGGACGGGATGCCGAGTTTCTCTCTCAGGCATCCCACGTCGAGACAGTGGGCCACACCTGAGGGCGCGCCATTGTAACCGGTGGCAAGGATGTTCTTGTCCTTGACGATGACCGCACCCACCTGACGCCGCAGACAGGTCGAGCGCTTGGCCACCAGGTGTGTGATCTCCATGAAATATTCGTCCCAGGTGGGTCGGGCCATGAGGTCTCCAGTGCGGGAAATACGCGCCAGAATACACCGAAGACTCCTGAAAGGTCAAGAAATTAGCCCATTGACGCGGGGTTGCACCGGGTAAATGCATGATTGACAGAGCAGCGCCAAGGTCCGGATAATGAGACATCACTTCCAGCGCGAAAGAGGTTTGCCCATGACCCCCGAAAATCTGCTCGCACGGCATTTCGGCCCAGCCACTACGGCCTGCGGCATTGTGCTTGCCCACAGCCGCCACGTGGCGGCCAAGGCCCTGGCCGTGGCTCGCCGGCTCCGGGATCCGTCGCTCGATCTGCGGTTCCTAGAAGAAGCGGCCCTGCTCCACGACATCGGCGTCTGCCGGACCAATTCCA of Geobacter anodireducens contains these proteins:
- a CDS encoding riboflavin synthase subunit alpha encodes the protein MFTGLIEDVGTARRLERRGEAARLAVATALPLESVNLGDSVAVNGACLTVVAKGGGELTFDVSPESLERTTIGSLATGAPVNLERALRLGDRLGGHLVTGHVDLVATIEGRREVSGNILFTFRMASGFSRYLVAKGSVAVDGISLTVNTVDADSFSVNVIPHTAAKTTLEHRRPGDRVNIETDILGKYIERLLGGGGEPRKGDNGVTLELLAKNGFL
- a CDS encoding cytidine deaminase — protein: MARPTWDEYFMEITHLVAKRSTCLRRQVGAVIVKDKNILATGYNGAPSGVAHCLDVGCLREKLGIPSGERHELCRGLHAEQNAIIQAAKHGTNIDGGTLYCTTMPCIICSKMLINAGIRRIVYEEGYSDDLAREMIGESGVAVERFSDLKGRAS
- a CDS encoding riboflavin biosynthesis protein RibD, with translation MTSVHENMMRRALSLARKGIGKTSPNPAVGCVIVREGTVVGEGWHRKAGTPHAEVHALREAGPLARGADVYVTLEPCSHFGRTPPCADALVAAGVARVFVGMVDPNPKVCGTGVARLEAAGIRVITGVLNGECRLINEPFAKHVSTGLPFLTLKSALTLDGKTATLSGDSRWITNDKSRRYVHRLRAMVDAVMVGAGTLLADDPELTVRHVKGKNPLRIIVDSSLRIPHQARVLGDDLARGTIIATTSDDRDRIASLETRGAQVIRCASDKGRVDLRDLMERLGARGIQSILLEGGSELAGAALRQGLIDKFILFYAPLFLGGADGIGLFGGASVERMERAFRLETARVRRFGGDIMIEAYPEEACSRD
- a CDS encoding homoserine dehydrogenase, which encodes MKEIKIGLIGFGTIGTGVAKLLQANAGLIADKVGAAVTLKKIADLDITTDRGIELPPGTLTSNVAEVLDDPEISVVIELIGGYEPAKSFVLRAINNGKHVVTANKALLALHGEEIYPAAAAKGVEVLFEAAVGGGIPVISAILGNMAANNFTTVFGILNGTCNYILTRMTQEGADFADVLKTAQELGYAEADPTFDIEGVDTAHKLALLVSLCFGTKVDFNAIHTEGISSISSVDIGFARDFGYKIKLLAIGKRTGDTVEARVHPTMIPVNYPLADVDGVFNAIRFTGDFIGPVMFYGRGAGMEPTASAVVGDVIEIARNILAGVGRRCAPLGYRDEAVTTLALKPMGEIEGKYYLRFGAVDKPGVLAKISGALGRYDISIESMIQKGRSAGESVPIVIMTHEARERDIRAALEEIDTFELISEKSRFIRIEDNLE
- a CDS encoding haloacid dehalogenase; protein product: MKFDWNGIDTVLLDMDGTLLDRHFDDHFWLEHVPKRYAARNSIPLDEAKILLYALFRSQERTLNWTDLDYWSERLGLDIPVLKQEVDHLIAVHPGVVEFLLFLRQHGKQAWLVTNAHGKTLSLKMRKTRLGHYFTGIISAHDLGLPKEDVQFWGKLRERIPYEPSRTMLGEDSETNLGTAEEYGIAHLVYVSRYSSAVTPIASGRYASIHYFTQLIPTADTDVTVLPP
- a CDS encoding N utilization substance protein B — its product is MGARRLGRELALQLLYSRDYAAGEAAPLLELALDESEPGAAAGRSFADDLVRGVLEHRQEIDTAITGASKNWSIGRMARVDLSILRMAMYELLFRPDIPKNVTINEAIEVAKKFGTEDSPAFINGILDEIASTLPDKG
- a CDS encoding threonine synthase (catalyzes the formation of L-threonine from O-phospho-L-homoserine): MRYISTRGTIQPIRFKDAVMMGLATDGGLLLPETIPAIDRDTLATWRTLPFQELAFRIISRYADDIPADDLRSLIDRSYATFDHPDVTPVVERGGLHILELFHGPTLAFKDVALQFLGNLFEYLLQERHERMNIVGATSGDTGSAAIYGVRGKENINIFILHPHGKTSPVQALQMTTVLDPNVHNIAVRGTFDDCQNIVKSLFNDLPFKERYALGAVNSINWARVLAQVVYYFHSYFRVAKTIGDEVVFSVPTGNFGDIFAGYVAKRMGLPIARLLLATNENNILARFINDGDYSLSAVVPTVSPSMDIQLASNFERYAYYLFGEDPARVREAFTTLPDRGRIDFSDAEMAHVRTEFLAYSVNQEETVDTIASFHRETGYLLDPHTAVGVRAARHLVTDGTPVICLATAHPAKFADAVVRAVGFEPPRPPSLKGIEDLPSRCEVLDSRIEQIRTFIEEKAR
- a CDS encoding transcriptional regulator NrdR, with product MKCPFCGQLDSKVVDSRPDKGGAAIRRRRECESCGKRFTTHERIEEVLPLVLKKDGRREPFDRLKLIAGIQKACEKRQVSRETIERLVDRLEARLPELGEKEVPSTTIGEWVMTELHDIDEVAYVRFASVYRSFKDVNEFMSELQDLLKK